A single Tenacibaculum sp. Bg11-29 DNA region contains:
- a CDS encoding aldehyde dehydrogenase family protein — protein MLINLVEKVVTKGMLIGGNWVETTEKLPVLNPHTGEEVYAISCATETHVYDALKSAAKGKIIARNLSAYDRSEIILKVASLLKERKEEFTQTIVNEGVKTKMEAGKEVDRCINTLTLCGEEAKRLTGETVPFNAFAGASAKKGHYVYDPVGIVTAITPFNDPLNLVAHKLGPAVAAGNAIILKPSDFTPISGIKLGELFLEAGLPSHVLNIITGPISNFGDILVTDSRVNMVSFTGGSKSGEAIAKAAGVKKIGMELGSSSPVIIMNDVDVNAVAENCVGGMIWAAGQNCVGVKRMYVHDAVYDAFKEKVVSLSKAVKLGNPEDEATDMGPIITNEAIDKIESSIADLEKGGYKVLCGGKRVNNSFEATIIEGDFDNVLNGKEEIFGPVATISKISSLEEGITASNDSPYGLHAGIFTNNIEVAFKATNELQCGGVMVNDSSDYRIDMMPFGGVKQSGIGREGVKSAIREMSTTKIICFNLKN, from the coding sequence ATGTTAATAAATTTAGTAGAAAAAGTAGTAACAAAAGGCATGCTTATAGGTGGTAATTGGGTAGAAACTACCGAAAAACTGCCTGTTTTAAATCCACATACAGGAGAAGAAGTATACGCTATTTCTTGTGCAACCGAAACACATGTTTATGATGCTTTAAAGTCAGCAGCAAAAGGAAAAATAATAGCTAGAAATTTATCTGCTTACGATAGAAGTGAAATTATCTTAAAAGTAGCTTCTCTTTTAAAAGAAAGAAAAGAAGAATTTACGCAAACGATCGTAAACGAAGGTGTTAAAACCAAAATGGAGGCAGGTAAAGAGGTTGATAGGTGTATTAATACATTAACACTTTGCGGGGAAGAGGCAAAAAGGTTAACGGGAGAAACGGTTCCTTTTAATGCTTTTGCAGGCGCTTCAGCAAAAAAAGGGCATTATGTATACGATCCTGTAGGTATTGTTACGGCAATTACGCCTTTTAACGATCCGTTAAATTTAGTTGCTCATAAACTAGGGCCCGCAGTAGCAGCAGGAAATGCTATTATTTTAAAGCCTTCTGATTTTACACCAATCTCTGGAATCAAGTTAGGGGAGCTTTTTTTAGAAGCAGGTTTGCCAAGTCACGTTCTTAATATTATAACGGGACCAATAAGTAATTTCGGAGATATTCTTGTTACAGATTCAAGAGTAAATATGGTAAGTTTTACTGGAGGTTCTAAATCTGGAGAAGCGATTGCTAAAGCTGCGGGAGTTAAGAAAATTGGAATGGAACTTGGGTCTAGTTCCCCCGTAATTATTATGAATGATGTTGATGTTAACGCTGTAGCAGAAAACTGTGTTGGTGGTATGATTTGGGCAGCAGGGCAAAACTGTGTTGGTGTAAAACGAATGTATGTACACGATGCCGTTTATGATGCTTTTAAAGAAAAAGTAGTCAGCCTTTCTAAAGCTGTAAAATTAGGAAACCCTGAAGATGAAGCTACAGACATGGGGCCGATTATTACCAATGAAGCAATCGATAAAATTGAAAGTTCAATTGCCGATTTAGAAAAAGGAGGCTATAAAGTTTTATGTGGTGGAAAACGTGTAAACAACAGTTTTGAGGCTACGATTATTGAAGGTGATTTTGATAATGTATTAAACGGAAAAGAAGAAATTTTTGGGCCAGTTGCTACAATATCTAAAATTAGTTCATTAGAAGAAGGTATTACTGCAAGTAACGATTCGCCTTACGGATTACATGCAGGAATTTTTACCAATAATATAGAAGTTGCATTTAAAGCTACAAATGAACTGCAATGTGGTGGCGTAATGGTTAATGATTCTTCTGATTATCGTATAGATATGATGCCTTTTGGAGGGGTTAAACAAAGCGGAATTGGACGTGAAGGTGTTAAATCTGCAATACGAGAAATGAGCACAACTAAAATAATTTGTTTCAATCTTAAAAATTAA